A region of Candidatus Caldatribacterium sp. DNA encodes the following proteins:
- a CDS encoding DUF2922 domain-containing protein: MAKVLVMTFKNEAGQNVNVRVNYPRENLTGTEVDAVMDVILAKNIFPTTGGDLVEKVGAQIVETTVTVL, encoded by the coding sequence ATGGCCAAAGTCCTCGTCATGACGTTCAAGAATGAGGCCGGGCAAAACGTGAACGTGCGGGTGAACTACCCCCGGGAGAACCTCACCGGGACTGAAGTCGATGCCGTGATGGACGTGATTCTTGCAAAGAACATCTTCCCCACCACCGGCGGGGATCTCGTGGAGAAAGTCGGAGCGCAGATTGTGGAGACGACAGTAACGGTGCTCTGA
- a CDS encoding DUF1659 domain-containing protein gives MPPVVVVEQPNRLRIRLEVGQYENGRPIIRSLSYQVKETAAHQDVYDVAVAIAGLVAYPVHDFILTENKLLTE, from the coding sequence ATGCCACCGGTTGTGGTTGTGGAGCAGCCGAACCGCCTGCGGATTCGGCTCGAGGTTGGGCAGTACGAAAACGGGCGTCCCATCATCCGCTCCCTCTCGTACCAGGTGAAGGAGACGGCAGCTCATCAGGACGTCTACGACGTTGCCGTGGCGATTGCAGGACTTGTGGCGTATCCCGTGCACGATTTCATCCTCACCGAGAACAAGCTCCTCACTGAATAG